One Helianthus annuus cultivar XRQ/B chromosome 12, HanXRQr2.0-SUNRISE, whole genome shotgun sequence genomic region harbors:
- the LOC110895152 gene encoding homeobox-leucine zipper protein ATHB-52 yields the protein MSYSTFHNHKTSQQKQHKHTTKRLTEDQVRLLESNFDSTKKLDPERKQQLSRQLGIPPRQIAIWYQNKRARWKNQSLEHDYTMLQLRLEAMLVETVQLQKEVEQLRVELNKVKAEQTQRYKHYNNNNNHRYSMNYSISICGEEARSSSRSLEENVNNIYSFGEQVFEVEEMYTPGSMMGSGLRAFGWGKNLF from the coding sequence ATGAGTTACTCAACTTTCCATAACCACAAAACCTCCCAACAAAAACAACACAAACACACCACCAAGAGACTCACTGAGGATCAAGTGAGACTCTTGGAATCAAATTTTGACTCCACCAAAAAGCTCGATCCGGAGCGAAAACAACAACTTTCTCGGCAGCTTGGCATCCCTCCAAGACAAATAGccatttggtatcaaaacaaacgggcCCGCTGGAAGAACCAGAGTCTGGAGCATGACTACACCATGCTCCAGCTCCGGTTGGAGGCCATGTTAGTGGAGACTGTTCAACTTCAAAAGGAAGTTGAACAACTTCGAGTAGAGCTCAATAAAGTAAAAGCAGAACAAACACAACGCTATAAAcattacaacaacaataacaaccatcGATATTCCATGAATTATTCGATCTCCATATGTGGTGAGGAAGCTCGGAGCTCATCTAGGAGCTTGGAAGAAAATGTGAACAATATATATTCTTTTGGTGAACAAGTTTTTGAAGTGGAGGAGATGTATACCCCTGGTTCTATGATGGGTTCGGGTCTTCGAGCTTTCGGGTGGGGAAAAAACTTATTTTAG